One stretch of Streptomyces hygroscopicus DNA includes these proteins:
- a CDS encoding GntR family transcriptional regulator: MVEYRIDRRSGIATYLQIVQQTKQALRLGLLQPGDRLPTAREVVAATAINPNTVLKAYRELEREGLVEPRPGLGTFVRRSLARPGAAADSPLRAELADWTDRARAAGLDREDVTALVASVLEERFGETATLSESGHEEDGENG; encoded by the coding sequence ATGGTCGAGTACCGCATCGACCGGCGCAGCGGCATCGCCACCTATCTGCAGATCGTCCAGCAGACCAAACAGGCGCTCCGCCTCGGACTGCTGCAGCCCGGGGACCGGCTGCCCACGGCCAGGGAGGTCGTCGCGGCCACCGCCATCAACCCCAACACCGTCCTGAAGGCATACCGCGAGCTGGAGCGCGAAGGGCTGGTCGAGCCCCGGCCGGGCCTGGGCACCTTCGTCCGCCGGTCGCTGGCCCGGCCCGGCGCCGCCGCGGACTCACCGCTGCGCGCGGAGCTCGCCGACTGGACCGACCGGGCCCGCGCCGCCGGGCTCGACCGTGAGGACGTGACGGCGCTGGTGGCCTCGGTCCTCGAAGAGCGTTTCGGCGAGACCGCCACCCTCAGCGAGAGTGGCCATGAGGAAGACGGTGAGAACGGGTGA